The Paenibacillus sp. BIC5C1 DNA segment ATGGCCGGTAGTACAGGCGGCTACGGTCCGGCGTTTGCCGAGCTGGAAGCGAAGTACATCAATAAGAATGGTTATATCCGTTATTGGGATGAGGAAGCCTGCGCGCCGTTCCTGTTTAACGGTTCCAGCCTAATTTCTTATGATGATGAAGAATCAATTCAGTGCAAATGCAATTACGTGAAGGATCAGGGCCTGGCCGGCATTATGTTCTGGGAATACGGCTGTGATCCGACCCATCGTCTGCTGGGTGCAATTCATCAAGGGCTTCAAGATGTTCCGGTAGAGAAATAGAAGAAGCGAGCCGGGTTCGACAATTCGTATTGTGTATACGGGCCGAAAATAAATAGAAACCTCCTCTAACCAAAAGGTTCAGGGGAGGTTTCTATTTTATACGAATCCATTATCCAAGACATTCCTCGTCGTCATCATCCGGGGAATCGGAGGAGTCGTTGGGACGGTGCATTTTGCGGTACTGCCCTGGGGTATAACCCGTCTCTTTCTTGAATTTACGGATGAAGTTCGGTGTATCCAGATAACCGACGCGTGTGATGATATCTTTTAATGGATCGCTAGTATGCAACAGCAGCCGGATGACTTCATCCATCCGTTTCTGCCAGATATATTGGGTAAAGTTCATGCCGATCTTCTCTTTGAAGGAACGGCTGAAATACGAGGAAGAGATCGTGAATTTCGATGAAATCGTACCCAGGCTGAGATCATAATCTGAGTAATTGGTATCAATATAAGCAACGATTTCATCCATCAGGGAGCTTTCTTCCGTCTCGCTCTTCGCCTCGACATGAGCACAGATTTCGGCGGCAAGTCCTTTCAGTTTTTTCTCCAAATCCTCCAACGAATCGTAGGAAGTGATCCTTGGAAGTTGATTAACCACATGATGAATGCCAAGCTCCGAGGCCGTTTTGAGCATCGTATTCAGAATATCAAAGCAGATGCAGCGTAGCAGTGGTACAGACGGCATTTCGGATTTCAAGGTATTCAACGCAGTTGATACCATCTGAACCGCCACATCGTAACTGCCCTGTTTCAAGCTCTGATCCAGCTTAAGCAGCACATCCTTAGGTACCCAGAAAGAAGAATCCTGTTCACTAGAGCCGGAAAGGGCGTTGAAGAAGGTGCTGCTGCCCTGTCCGTGGAGCATGGATGCTTCCAGTGCGGTTGATGCCTCAATGTAGGATTGATTCAGCTGCAATGGAGAACTGTAGTTGTTGCCGATCCCGATTGCGGGAGCAACTCCAACGTGATCTGCCACCATTGATTGCAGTGATTCAACAATAGACTCCATACGGGCATTCAAGCTGGATTCATACCCTACCTCGGCATCAAATCCGACGATGAGGGCCACTTGGTCTGGTTGTGGAAGCTCCACGCCGTAAGCATAAGCAGACAACTCCGGCAGTTCCATATCGTTAATCAGCTGCATAACAGTACGCTGTTCGAGGTGATCTCCGCTGGGAAAATCGTACATTTCCAATCCTAATGTCATGACAAAATAATGGGATCGGTTAAAGCGTATGCCGAGATTGTCCGTAAACTCAGAAGGGAGTTCTCCGGTATGGCCATGCTTCAGTAGCATGAGCAGAATATGATTACGAGCGTAGGGCTCCTGAAGGTCCACGCGCTGGCTGTAATCATGCAGCGTTTTCTTGATCCATTCCAGCTCGTTGCTGGTTGTGGAAGGTTCAGGATTATTTTTTAAACGGATAAACTCCATCAAGTCTGAAATTGGATGGTATTGTCTTCGGGCCAACATAATGGCAAGGAAGGTGCCCATCACGACCACGAAGGAGAAAACAAGAACAACAAAGGTACGAATATGGACGATTCGACTAAAAAATTGATTGCTCGGCATAGCGGTTACATAAGTCCAGCCCGCGTCTGATTTGACGGATACAACCGAATGCGGTTCTTGATTTAAGGAGAGACTGTGGGTTCCCGGCTCAAGTTCAAACAGAGATTTGACTTCCTGTTCGGTAATGGTTTCCCCTTTATAATTGGCGGCCAGCACCTGCCCATAATTATCGAAAATATAAGTCATCCCATGGTAGTCGCTGAGAATGGAATCAATCAATCCGGTCAGATTGGACTCGTGAATCAAGTACATGACAGTGCCGTGGGCAGGCGTATTATTAGGTGCAATCGGTACAAGGTAGGCCAGCATGGAATTGGGTACTTTGGTTCCTTGAACGACTTGCTCGGCTGGTCGTATCGTGGGGAACTGAACGTTATTCAAATCCCGGATCATGTCCGTTTTGTTCCATGTATTAAATTTGTAGCGGCCCGTGAATACATCCAGGTTCTCAGAGCCCTGAGACGAGTAGATGTTATCATCTCCGCGGAAGAACAGAAATAGTTCATCGATAATGGAACTGGTCGCCTTGTATTTGACCAAGGCACTAATCGATTCCCGGCTATAGTAGGGATGGTGAGTCCAATAGCGGGTCAGCTGCTCATCGTAAGCGATACGAAATGCGATGTCCTGCAATTCCTTCATGCGGTCATCAATGACCGTTTTTGCTTGGGTCAACTGATTGACATTGGTCTGCTCGATCTCTGAACGGAGCGTGTCCACAGCATTGTGATAAATAATAATAGTTAATATAACAAGAGGTATAAGGAAAATGGAGATATAGGATAGTGTGTACTTAAGCAGAAGCTTGGACTTGAAGTGATTCCATTTCATACTCTGCAACCTCCCGTTTTTCTTTAGAGCTGCAGCGATAGCGCTCTCATAAAGACAGTGAAGTATTACCATGATGCCGAGCTGCTAGGTGTTCCTACTAAAAATATTAGGAGAACTTCTCTAATAAATCAATGAATCTTTTCTGAGATTTAAGGGGAGTCATGCAGAACGTTTCTTGAGAGAATCGATGTAGATAACCATAGCAAAATCCCCTTCGAGTTCACTCCTTTCCTTATGTTACCACACAAGGCTTTTTAAAGAGTATCAACTTGAAGGGGATGATTTTAATAGAGGTTATATTGTAGTTTGTACATTTATATTCGAAGGTCACACGATTATTTAATCCAGTGGTTCATAATCAAACCAATCGAACAGACTGGGTGCACCTTCTCCTGATGGATTGTGAGCATACATGGCAATGATGACTCCTGTGAAGCCGCCCGCCACTTCAGTAGAGAGCAGATGGGTTTCGCCCGAGCCGAGGACAGTGCCAGTTGTTGAACCTTGCTGCACGGAGAATGTGAATATATCACGCTGGGCCTGAATCTGTAATATCGCAGGTCCAGCTCCACAGTCCCGAATTACCTCTGTTCTTAAAGTACCAACCGTTCGTCGGAATATCATTTTTTTGTGACCGTTGACCCGAGTTATAGCCAGATCATAATGATATTTCTCATTCATATAGACGGTCAATCCCGCTTCGTCGCCATCATGCGTTGGATCAAAGTTCATTTTGGCAGCCAAGTTACATAAGAAATGGCTCAAGCGACGACCTACAAAGGCGGGATTTCCATTATCATTGAGAGATACGGGGTTTCCTCGCAGAACAAGATGGCCCGGGTGTTCTGTGAGTGACCAACTATCTGGAGCTGGATTCCGTAGGAAGATCCAGTCCAGACCAAGTGTGGACACATTGAAATCATCCCGGGTTCCCTTGTGGGGCCATTGGACTTCAGGCAGCTGCGGGCCAATCATGACAGGCTCAATATGTCCGTCATGACCGATGATAGGCCATCCTTCACTCGTCCAGTTCACGGGTGCGAGGAATGTCTCACGCCCCAAGTGATGCCGCAAGGGGTAGGCTGCTGGGCGTATTCCAAGGCATACCGCCCACCAGCTTCCGTCATGTGCTTGCACCAAATCGGCATGCCCAGTGGCGTGAATGCTGCTTTTCATGCTTCGGTTCGAAAGGATCGGATTGTGAGGGCAGGGATGGAAAGGCCCATATGGATCCGTGCTTCGTGCAATGGTTTCCATATGCCCGTATTCGGTTCCCCCTTCGGCGATCATCAGATAGTAGAGGCCATTTATTTTGTACAAGTGTGGGGCCTCAGGTGCGGCACCGCCAGTTCCCTTCCAGATGAACTGGCTCTCTGTCAGCTTGTTGCCCGTCAAGATGTCGATCTCGCATTGATAGATTCCCTCACCTTCATTCCCATTACAGGCGGATTGAAAGTAAATACGACCATCATCATCAAAGAATAGGGAGGGGTCTATGCCATCCTGGGCGACAAAAATAGGATCGGACCAAGGTCCTTCAGGTTTCCTGCTTCGTACATAGAAGTTGCCGCCTCCGCTTACATTGGTAGTTGTCATGTAGAACCAGCCATCATCGTGGCGTAGAGTTGGCGCATAAATACCTCCGGAACTGCCCGCTTTGGAGAGTGGAAGCTGTTCGGCAGAAGTGAGTACATGGCCAATCTGTCGCCAATTCACAAGATCTTTGCTATGAAAAAGGGGTACACCCGGGAAATATTCAAACGTGCTGGTTACGAGGTAATAATCTTCGTCTACCCGACAGATGCTGGGATCTGGATAGAAGCCCGGAATCACGGGATTGGTGTAGTTCGACATCATGTAGTGCTCCTATTCATTCCAGAGTTTAACGCGATCCTGGACGTATTTGGTGAATCCCTGCTCCATTTTTTCGACATCTGCATCAACAAGCTTCTGCTGATAGTCATTCCAGATGGCATCGAATTCTTCCGGTTTCGCCATGACGGCCAGCGGAATCTGTTTCCATGTAATATCCTTCACTTTATTAGCTATAATGTTGATTTCATCATCACTTGGCACAGAGATATTCCATACCGCTCCCCATGGTTTTACCGGGAAATCCTTTTCGTTCGGAAACAGATCCATCCAGGTCGTTGCATCGTAAGCTTGAAGGGTCTCTTTCTCTACATCCGTATAATTCTCAATAATCTGTTCCGGGAAGTTCTTGGTATAATAATTGTCAGTAGAGTCTTTCGCGCCATCCCCGTAATGACCACCTATATTGGTGTAAAGGCCTACGCCGGATTCTCTGGTGAAGGCGATATTGTCATTAATAATGCGCTGCTGCACATCCGCGGGTACAACTCGCTTACCGTCCTCCGTCGTATATTGCTTACCTTCTACGCCCCAATAGTTAAGGATTTGGCCTTCCTCGGAAGCGAGAAAATCCAGAAATTTAATGGCTCGGACCGGATCTTCTGCACTTTCAGTTATGCCTACACCCCAGCCAGCCATGAACCCAGTGGACTGGTATCGGTTATCCTTGTATTGATCGGATAGCATGACAGAATAATGTCCATAGGTTTGATCATTTTTTCCTGCAGCCTTCAGCGCCTTTTCCCCATCGGAGTAGCCCCAGTCTGCATCGATCAGACCGATGACACGACCAGAAGCGACTTTGGCCAGATATTGATCGTTTTTCTGAATAAAAGACTCCTGATCAAGCAACCCAGTGTTATACATATGGTTAAGCCATTGGAAGTACTCTTTCTCACCTTCCGTGCGGAAATGGTAGGTTGCTTCATGCGTTTCCGGATCAATGTAGTACTCTCCATCACCGGATTTACCAGTAGTCTCAGCCGCGGGATTTGTCACGGTAATTTGAATGTGCCAGTCATCCGCGTTTAATGTCATGCCGATATTTTTGTTACCATTCTCATCGGTAGGGTGCTTCTCCAAATAAGATCGAATGACATTTTCATAATCTTGCAGTGTCTTGATCTGAGGGTACCCGGCCTCCTGCACAGCACGATGCTGAAGCTCAAAACCTGCACCAGCCACGAAGTTGACCCCGTCTATGGCTGAGTAGGTAGGAATGACATAGATGGAAGGATCGTCGTTACTGTAGCGCAGACGTTTGATTTGGTCACCGAAGAGTTTTTGGATGTTTGGGGCATGTTGATCGATCAGATCAGTAAGGTCCAGCATTGCTCCTGCATCAACCAATTTGTCCAAATCCCCCTTGGGACTGATCAGATCGGGGTAATCACCACTTGCTGCGATCAGTGCCAGTCTCTGTGCGGGGTCCGATACTGCGAATTCGGCATCCAGTGTGATGCCTGTCTGCTTGGTAATTTCCTTGCCGACATCATCCTGCATCTTATTCCAGTTCGCGTTGGAATCTGCTCCAAAGAAAGTCAACGTCATCGGCGAAGTATCACTGGCATTTCCTTCTTTGTTTTCTGAGCTTTCATTGCCGCTACTGCACCCTGCCAGCAAGCTTAATGAGAGTGTAAGTGCAACGGAAACTTTTGCAATCTTTCTCATCGAATGAACCATAATGACCCCCTAATGTTATTCGTTAATTTCTTGAATTCGCTTACAATAATCACTTAATCTGTGCTGTATTTGCAGCGCTACATGAGGAATTATAGAGAACCAATGATCGGCAAACCTTGATTTTTCGGTCATGGAGTAGCATGATATAGACATTCATTCCAACATGAATCATGGAGGCGAACTGTTGAGCAACGCCTATTTGAATTGGTTTACAGCTGATTTGGAATTTCCGTTCTACATTCAATATGGAGGACATGACGAAGACACCGAACTTCATAAGCATGTGGACTTTTCGGAACTTGTTATTGTCCTGAATGGCAATGCGACGCATGTTGTTAATACGGAGGAGTTTTTTGTTAAGAAAGGCAATGTATTTGTGATTAATGGTTCCACTCCGCATGCCTACAGAGATCCTCATGATTTTCAGATATGCAACATTATGTTCAGACCCGAAATGCTTGCTTCCGCCGGACCGGATCTGAGAAAATCAAAGGGGTTTCAGGCTTTGTTTGTATTGGAGCCGTTTTATCGCAATATTCACTCCTATCCGAGTAAAATGTCCTTGCCTATTTCCAATCTGGAGTATGTGGAATCACTGATCTCTGTCATGATTGAGGAGTATAGAAGCAGACAGCAAGGATATCAGACGATGCTGATCTCCCGTTTTACGGAGATGGTTGTTTATCTGTCGAGGCATTATGAGACACAGGAGAAGGGGATTGAGGGCACTAATCTGATGCATCTGGCGAATGCCATTTCCTATATCGAGGATCATTATCTTGAACCCCTGACCTTGGAAGAGATTGCAGGGAAGTCGAATGTTTCTATACGGCATCTGAATCGCATCTTTCGATCCTATTATCAGATGACGCCCATCTCGTATTTACAGAAGCTGCGACTGGAGAAGGCATGTTATCTGTTAAAACAGGGGAACCTGTCCATTACTGAAATTTCTTATGAATGCGGGTTTAACGATAGCAATTATTTTACCCGGCAGTTCACAAAGATGTATGGCATTTCTCCCAAAACGTACAGGCAATCTCTATAACATGCCGCTGTGGTGTGATGAACGAATGAAGGAGGGGTGAGTGTGAGAGAAACCTGTGTTCCAACTGGAGTGGCACTAAAAGATACCGGCTTTGGATATACGCTGTCCCTGGTAAGCGGTAAATATAAAATGGTTATTCTATATTGGCTGTCCGAAAACAAAGTGATGAGGCATAATGAGCTGAAGAGAAGCATTGGTACCATTTCTTACAAAACATTGAGCGTCATGCTTAAGGAGTTAGAGGAACATGATCTGATTCTACGCAAAGAATATCCCCAAATTCCGCCCAAAGTTGAATATTCATTGTCGGAACGAGGAAAATCAATAATGCCACTGTTAGATATGATGTGTGATTGGGGAGAAGCCAATATGGCGTCTGCCCCAGGGTTAATACAATGCTAACGGTCAGGTTGTGAGAGATTAAAAAAGCAAAAAGCAGTATCTCCTGAAAATTGGAGATACTGCTTTTTTGATCTGCTCTGAGTGGGCTTTAGAAGTTCTCCATGAAACGTAAATAGTTATGTGCGCTTTGTTCCAATTCATCTGCTGTAGGTTCATGTTCTGCCCCGTAGAAGGCAAAGAATGGCCGATAATCGGCATCGCAGTAATAGAAAGTCGTCTCAAAAGGCGTTAGCAGTTGTCCAAGGGTATAACGATATTTGCCCTCTTCCGTGTAATCCGCCTCTTTGATTCCGGCAGATACGGCCAAAGCGACTTTGCGTTGCTGCAATTTGTCCCCCTTGGAGCCGTAAGCCCAGCCATACGTAAAAACTTCATCCAGCCATTGTTTAAGAAGAGGTGGGCTGCTGAACCAATAGAACGGAAATTGCAACACAAGATGGTCATGACTTTCAATGAGCTGCTGTTCTTGCTGCACATCAATATGTCCATCAGGGTAAACTTTATAAAGTTCATGTACCGTATATTTTTCTGGATATTGTTGGAGTTCTTCTATCCATCGTTTGTTGATGACCGACGTTTCCGGGTTGGGATGTGCTACGATGACAAGTGTTTTCAAAATGAATTCTTCCTCTCTAAGCTATAATGTTTCTTGAGTATAAAGGGAGAATTGCCAGGATGTAAGTATGCACTTTTAGTACAGGTACTTACCTTAAGGTAAGCACCACCGGTCGTTTTGTATGTTCCTTTGAGGCACTCCAAACGGTCATGGATATGAGGTGTGGCAGGGGGTTATGGGAACATGCAGAGCGTCTCGGGAAGGTTAAGTCATAGAAAGGAGTATAGCCGCCAGATTAATGCTTGGCGGCTGTTTATTAATTTTTAAGTTATAAACGTGGTGTGTTCGTAATGGAGTCATTATTCCTCTTGCACATTATAGAGCACACGGGCAAGCAGATTCTGACCATAATTGCCGAAATTTTTGCCAAAGATCGTCAATCCGCGTTTGTTCACTGGTCCGTCCGTTACAGCAATTCGAAAGTGGATATCGCTTTTGTAATCCAGGCCAATCTCGTCCAGAGTTACATCGGAGATGCGGCATCCATCAATATAGCTGCCCTCTTGGGTGATACGGATCAGTTTCAGCATCCCGTATTGATTCAGATGCGGCGGCCACCAGTCCGGATTGAACGTACCACGGGTATTACCAAAATCTCCTGGGCTCGTCCAACAACCAATCTCGATGCCGTTAACGTAGAAATAAATATCCGAAGGGTAGTTGTCGCAAAAACCTGGTGCCTCCGAACCCAATTCCATGGACAACTGGATTTCGCTGAACGTTTGGTTGGGCTTAAGGTAGTTGGGAATTCGATATTCGAGATAACCTTCGGCTAGCCAAATCATCTCCGCATCAATACGGAGTGGATCAGCAAAGTAACGTGGATCATCGAACTCACCGACAATGCTGTCCCGGGTAGCGAGACCACATGTAGGAGCTGCCTGATAATCGCTATAATGCCCTACCTGAATTTCAACCTCGTATCGGTTATAAATCTCCTGTGAACGCAGGTCCACCATTAATTTTTCCTCATTGAGATAACATATCTTCTGAATTCCATGTTTACCAACCGCAGTATTGATCTCAATCAGACCGCTTTCTTCCAATTTCTTAATATGCATTGTAATGGCGCCATTGCTGAGCCCCAGTTTGGTTGCGAGATCATTGAGGTTAAGACTCTGGTTCTTGGCAAGCAGTTCAATGATCTGGATCCGAATTTCCGAACTGAGTGCCTTGAAAATATTAACGCCAGACATCAGATCTTTAATATAAATCATAGGTGGTTTTCCTTTCCACGTTCTGAACAAAGCCCTGCTGACCCAGGCTTTTGCACATTTATATGGTTTGTTTTAGATAATTATAAATGATTACCCGATGGAAGGGAAGGGCGGAGTAAAGGAAGCCAAATCCCTTATATACATAGCATAAATGGGCGTAATATTCATAAATTGATGAATATTTACTTTAGAAAATAACTTAAATCATTTCATATATATTTGAAATATACCATTGAAATGTGATGTAACCGCTTTTATAATCCTAGTATACCTAAATTGATTTAATACTTCATGAACCAAATTAACTATTTGATCAGGAGAGGTGGATTCGATTTGGAAAAGTTCAAAGGAATGACAGGATTCAGGAAGAAACGTTGGGCATTACCTGCACTACTTGTACTTGTTTTGCTATTGGCGGGTCAGTCCCGGGCATTCGCGGCATTTTGGAATCTGAGCGGAGATATTGCCGTCCACGATCCATCCATCATCAAAGAAGGAAACTCATGGTATACCTTCTCAACAGGTCCTGGCATTCAGGTCCTGAAATCAGATAACGGCTCCTCCTGGTATCGTGTTCCGCAGATTTTTCTGAGCAAGCCCTCCTGGTGGGCCTCTGCCGTTCCGGGACAGAGCGGTCTGGATGTATGGGCGCCTGACGTGGAGCAGTACAACGGAAAAGTGTGGCTGTATTATTCCATCTCTACCTTTGGCTCCAACAGATCTGCGATCGGGCTTGCGTCTGCAACCAGCATTGGAGCAGGTCAGTGGAAGGATGAGGGGTTAGTACTTCAAACCACAACCGCCAACGATTATAACGCTATTGATCCGAATCTGGTCATCGATGCTTCAGGCAACCCGTGGCTGGCTTTCGGTTCTTTCTGGAGCGGTCTGAAGATTGTGAAACTCGACAAAAACACAATGAAACCGACCGGAAGCATATCCTCCATTGCGGCGCGTCCGAATAATGGCGGGGCCATCGAAGCACCAAGTATTGTGTACCGTAACGGTTATTATTACTTGTTTGCCTCCATTGATTCCTGCTGCCAGGGCGTAAATAGCACGTACAAAATGGTCTATGGACGTTCGACAAGTATCACAGGACCGTATGTGGACAAAAACGGTGTGAACATGTTGAATGGTGGCGGAACCCTATTGGATTCGGGGAATGTCAAATGGAAGGGACCGGGCGGTCAGGATGTGTATAACGGTAATGTGATTGCGCGCCACGCCTATGATGCTGATGATAATGGCAATCCGAAGCTGCTAATCAACGACCTGCTGTGGGATTCCAGCGGCTGGCCAACCTACTAGTTTGTTTTAAATAAATATAAAATGTTTTAACAAAGTATTGACTAAAGTGATCTGGATTTGATAAATTTAACAACAGAAATCTTATTTTACTGAATTGAATACGGTTACAAATCCAGATCAGGAGGGGTTCAGATGGTAAAGAAAAAAAGATTGGTCACACTTATGCTTTTAATGCTGGTAAGTGCACTCGTGTTTGCGGGCTGCGGAGGAAGCAGCGGATCAAGCGGGGACAAGGAATTGACATTCATGTTCCGTGGTGGCACAGATGAACAAAAGGCATATCAAGCCGTTGTTAAAAAGTTTGAAGAAGAGCATCCAGGTGTCAAAGTCAAAATTATCGTAACAGCTGCAGATCAATATGCGACAAAATTGAGAGCTGCCATTACAGGCAACAGCTTGCCGGACGTATTTTATTTTAACCCTGGTGATGTGAAAGCCTATGTGAACAGCAATGTGCTAATGAACCTGACACCTTACATTGAAAATAATGCGGACGTAGATCTGGATAACATCTGGAAATATGGTGTGGATCTGTACCGTTATGATGGCAAAATGGCAGGTCAGGGCGATCTCTACGGCATGCCGAAAGATCTGGGTCCGTTCGCACTCGGATATAACAAGACATTATTCGAAAAAGAGGGCATCCCTTTCCCTGATAAGGACAAGCCTTACACATGGGACGAATTCATCAAGGTCAACCAACAAGCAACCAAGGATACGAATGGAGACGGTAAACCGGACGTGTTTGGTACAGGCTTCAACGTACAATGGGCGCTGCAGTCCTTTGTATGGAGCAATGGTGCAGACTGGTTGGATGACAGCAAAACAAAGGTAACCATTGATGATCCGAAATTTGCGGAAGCACTGCAATTCTTTGCAGACATGCAAAACAAATACAAAATCACGCCTTCCATTGAGGAAGCGCAAACATTGGATACGTACCAACGTTGGATGAAAGGAGAAATGGCTTTCTTCCCGGTAGGTCCGTGGGATATGAGTACATTTGAGAAACTGCCTTTCGAATATGATTTGCTGCCTTTCCCTGCAGGCTCTACGGGTAAATCCGCAACGTGGATCGGTTCACTCGGTATCGGTGTATCGGCCAAAACGAAACATCCGGAAGAAGCTGCAGCATTGGTGAATTACCTCACCGCTTCCAAAGAAGGCATGCAGCAGTTGGTTGATGCCAAAGTGCAAATCCCGAATCTGCTTGATATGGCTGACGAGTGGGCCAAGGATACTTCAACGAAACCAGCCAACAAACAGGAATTCATTGATATCGTAGAGGATTACGGTCGCGCGCTTCCAGGGAACTACACGTACAATGCGGAATGGTATGACCTGTTCTTCACTGATATCCAGCCCGTACTGGATGGCAAGATTACAGCCGCAGAATATGTGAAGCAGCAACAGCCAAAAATGCAGAAACTGTTGGACAAAGCAGTAGAGCAAGAGAAAAAATCTCAGAAATAAGTATTTTGCAACATGCTGAAGTGTGACTGAAAAGATTGAAGGGTAGGTTCTAGAGAGAAGCAGCCCACCAAATGGATAGAGTAATAGATTCCGTGTTCAAAAAAAGGCGGTGCCAGCAGCCTGCTATCACGCTGCTGGCATCATTTTGGATTCCATACGGGTATGTTGCATGAATTGATCGAGCAAGCAGGCGTGTATCGATTCATGCAACATGCTGATATTAGAAACAGGGGTGAGCGCAGTGATTACAAAATCTAGTTTGTATCGCAAAGAGAGGCTGTACGGATATTTGTTTATTTTGCCTCCGGTTCTTGGTTTGCTGATCTTTGTTCTGTTCCCTTTCCTATATTCCTTGTACGGTTCGTTTACGGATTGGGATGGCTTGGGACAGATGAACTTTATCGGTTTAGCCAATTTTAAGGATTTGCTCACGGATGATCTGTTTTACAAAGCGATGTTCAACACCTTTTATCTGATGCTGGGTATCCCGATTGGTTTGTTGCTTGCATTGCTGCTGGCGATGGGTCTGAATCGTAAAATTCCCGGCACTACAACGTTCCGTGTGATCTATTATATTCCGGTCATTTCTTCCCTCGCAGCGGTGTCCATCATGTGGAACTGGGCGTACAACGGGGATTACGGATTAGTGAACCAATTCCTTGATCTGTTCGGTATTGAAGGCCCTAACTGGCTCGCAAACAAAGATACGGTTAAACCGGCCCTGATTATTATGACGGTGTGGAAAGGTCTGGGTTATACGATGTTATTGTATCTGGCTGC contains these protein-coding regions:
- a CDS encoding helix-turn-helix domain-containing protein, whose amino-acid sequence is MKWNHFKSKLLLKYTLSYISIFLIPLVILTIIIYHNAVDTLRSEIEQTNVNQLTQAKTVIDDRMKELQDIAFRIAYDEQLTRYWTHHPYYSRESISALVKYKATSSIIDELFLFFRGDDNIYSSQGSENLDVFTGRYKFNTWNKTDMIRDLNNVQFPTIRPAEQVVQGTKVPNSMLAYLVPIAPNNTPAHGTVMYLIHESNLTGLIDSILSDYHGMTYIFDNYGQVLAANYKGETITEQEVKSLFELEPGTHSLSLNQEPHSVVSVKSDAGWTYVTAMPSNQFFSRIVHIRTFVVLVFSFVVVMGTFLAIMLARRQYHPISDLMEFIRLKNNPEPSTTSNELEWIKKTLHDYSQRVDLQEPYARNHILLMLLKHGHTGELPSEFTDNLGIRFNRSHYFVMTLGLEMYDFPSGDHLEQRTVMQLINDMELPELSAYAYGVELPQPDQVALIVGFDAEVGYESSLNARMESIVESLQSMVADHVGVAPAIGIGNNYSSPLQLNQSYIEASTALEASMLHGQGSSTFFNALSGSSEQDSSFWVPKDVLLKLDQSLKQGSYDVAVQMVSTALNTLKSEMPSVPLLRCICFDILNTMLKTASELGIHHVVNQLPRITSYDSLEDLEKKLKGLAAEICAHVEAKSETEESSLMDEIVAYIDTNYSDYDLSLGTISSKFTISSSYFSRSFKEKIGMNFTQYIWQKRMDEVIRLLLHTSDPLKDIITRVGYLDTPNFIRKFKKETGYTPGQYRKMHRPNDSSDSPDDDDEECLG
- a CDS encoding glycoside hydrolase family 43 protein: MMSNYTNPVIPGFYPDPSICRVDEDYYLVTSTFEYFPGVPLFHSKDLVNWRQIGHVLTSAEQLPLSKAGSSGGIYAPTLRHDDGWFYMTTTNVSGGGNFYVRSRKPEGPWSDPIFVAQDGIDPSLFFDDDGRIYFQSACNGNEGEGIYQCEIDILTGNKLTESQFIWKGTGGAAPEAPHLYKINGLYYLMIAEGGTEYGHMETIARSTDPYGPFHPCPHNPILSNRSMKSSIHATGHADLVQAHDGSWWAVCLGIRPAAYPLRHHLGRETFLAPVNWTSEGWPIIGHDGHIEPVMIGPQLPEVQWPHKGTRDDFNVSTLGLDWIFLRNPAPDSWSLTEHPGHLVLRGNPVSLNDNGNPAFVGRRLSHFLCNLAAKMNFDPTHDGDEAGLTVYMNEKYHYDLAITRVNGHKKMIFRRTVGTLRTEVIRDCGAGPAILQIQAQRDIFTFSVQQGSTTGTVLGSGETHLLSTEVAGGFTGVIIAMYAHNPSGEGAPSLFDWFDYEPLD
- a CDS encoding ABC transporter substrate-binding protein → MVHSMRKIAKVSVALTLSLSLLAGCSSGNESSENKEGNASDTSPMTLTFFGADSNANWNKMQDDVGKEITKQTGITLDAEFAVSDPAQRLALIAASGDYPDLISPKGDLDKLVDAGAMLDLTDLIDQHAPNIQKLFGDQIKRLRYSNDDPSIYVIPTYSAIDGVNFVAGAGFELQHRAVQEAGYPQIKTLQDYENVIRSYLEKHPTDENGNKNIGMTLNADDWHIQITVTNPAAETTGKSGDGEYYIDPETHEATYHFRTEGEKEYFQWLNHMYNTGLLDQESFIQKNDQYLAKVASGRVIGLIDADWGYSDGEKALKAAGKNDQTYGHYSVMLSDQYKDNRYQSTGFMAGWGVGITESAEDPVRAIKFLDFLASEEGQILNYWGVEGKQYTTEDGKRVVPADVQQRIINDNIAFTRESGVGLYTNIGGHYGDGAKDSTDNYYTKNFPEQIIENYTDVEKETLQAYDATTWMDLFPNEKDFPVKPWGAVWNISVPSDDEINIIANKVKDITWKQIPLAVMAKPEEFDAIWNDYQQKLVDADVEKMEQGFTKYVQDRVKLWNE
- a CDS encoding helix-turn-helix domain-containing protein — translated: MSNAYLNWFTADLEFPFYIQYGGHDEDTELHKHVDFSELVIVLNGNATHVVNTEEFFVKKGNVFVINGSTPHAYRDPHDFQICNIMFRPEMLASAGPDLRKSKGFQALFVLEPFYRNIHSYPSKMSLPISNLEYVESLISVMIEEYRSRQQGYQTMLISRFTEMVVYLSRHYETQEKGIEGTNLMHLANAISYIEDHYLEPLTLEEIAGKSNVSIRHLNRIFRSYYQMTPISYLQKLRLEKACYLLKQGNLSITEISYECGFNDSNYFTRQFTKMYGISPKTYRQSL
- a CDS encoding helix-turn-helix domain-containing protein, yielding MRETCVPTGVALKDTGFGYTLSLVSGKYKMVILYWLSENKVMRHNELKRSIGTISYKTLSVMLKELEEHDLILRKEYPQIPPKVEYSLSERGKSIMPLLDMMCDWGEANMASAPGLIQC
- a CDS encoding NAD(P)H-dependent oxidoreductase; the encoded protein is MKTLVIVAHPNPETSVINKRWIEELQQYPEKYTVHELYKVYPDGHIDVQQEQQLIESHDHLVLQFPFYWFSSPPLLKQWLDEVFTYGWAYGSKGDKLQQRKVALAVSAGIKEADYTEEGKYRYTLGQLLTPFETTFYYCDADYRPFFAFYGAEHEPTADELEQSAHNYLRFMENF